The Streptomyces aurantiacus genome includes a region encoding these proteins:
- a CDS encoding glutamate-5-semialdehyde dehydrogenase — protein MTTLSPYDSMSPVTQAAYRAKAAAADLAPLPRADKDDALLAIADALEVRTSDIVEANARDIERAREAGTSESVIDRLTLTPERIRAIASDVRDVVALPDPVGEVVRGSTLPNGIDLRQVRVPLGVVGIIYEARPNVTVDAAALCLKSGNAVLLRGSSSAFESNTALVRVLRDAVGGSGLPADAIQLVPGESRESVRELMRARGLVDVLIPRGGASLIRTVVQESVVPVIETGTGNCHVYVDAQADLDMAIDILINSKAQRVSVCNAAETLLVHQDIAAEFLPRALNALAEAGVTVHADERVLAYAKDSEATVVEATTEDWETEYLSYDIAAAVVDSLDRAVEHIRLWTSGHTEAIVTTSQQAARRFTQLVDSTTVAVNASTRFTDGGQFGFGAEIGISTQKLHARGPMGLPELTSTKYIVTGDGHIRR, from the coding sequence ATGACCACGCTCTCGCCGTACGACTCGATGTCTCCGGTCACCCAGGCCGCCTACCGTGCCAAGGCGGCCGCCGCCGACCTCGCTCCGCTGCCGCGGGCCGACAAGGACGACGCGCTGCTCGCGATCGCGGACGCGCTGGAGGTCCGTACGAGCGACATCGTCGAGGCCAACGCCAGGGACATCGAGCGTGCCCGCGAGGCCGGCACCAGCGAGTCCGTCATCGACCGGCTCACGCTCACTCCCGAGCGGATCCGCGCGATCGCCTCCGACGTGCGTGACGTGGTGGCACTGCCCGACCCGGTCGGCGAGGTCGTCCGCGGCTCGACCCTTCCGAACGGCATCGACCTGCGTCAGGTCCGGGTCCCCCTCGGCGTCGTCGGCATCATCTACGAGGCCCGCCCGAACGTCACCGTCGACGCCGCCGCCCTGTGCCTGAAGTCCGGCAACGCGGTGCTGCTGCGCGGCTCCTCCTCCGCCTTCGAGTCCAACACCGCCCTCGTCCGCGTCCTGCGCGACGCCGTCGGCGGCTCGGGCCTGCCCGCCGACGCCATCCAGCTCGTGCCGGGCGAAAGCCGCGAGTCCGTCCGGGAGCTGATGCGTGCCCGGGGGCTCGTCGACGTGCTCATCCCGCGCGGCGGCGCCTCGCTGATCCGCACGGTCGTCCAGGAGTCCGTCGTCCCGGTCATCGAGACCGGCACCGGGAACTGCCACGTGTACGTCGACGCGCAGGCCGACCTCGACATGGCCATCGACATCCTGATCAACTCCAAGGCACAGCGTGTGAGCGTGTGCAACGCCGCGGAGACCCTCCTGGTGCACCAGGACATCGCCGCCGAGTTCCTGCCGCGGGCCCTCAACGCCCTCGCGGAGGCCGGAGTCACCGTGCACGCCGACGAGCGTGTCCTCGCCTACGCCAAGGACTCCGAGGCCACCGTCGTCGAGGCGACGACCGAGGACTGGGAGACCGAGTACCTCTCGTACGACATCGCGGCGGCCGTCGTCGACTCCCTGGACCGGGCCGTCGAGCACATCCGGCTGTGGACCTCCGGGCACACCGAGGCGATCGTCACCACCTCGCAGCAGGCGGCCCGCCGTTTCACCCAGTTGGTGGACTCCACGACGGTCGCCGTGAACGCGTCCACGCGTTTCACCGACGGCGGTCAGTTCGGCTTCGGTGCCGAGATCGGCATCTCCACGCAGAAGCTGCACGCGCGGGGACCGATGGGGCTGCCCGAGCTGACGAGCACCAAGTACATCGTCACGGGCGACGGGCACATCCGGCGCTGA